A window of the Pseudomonas sp. B21_DOA genome harbors these coding sequences:
- a CDS encoding TonB-dependent siderophore receptor gives MRRTLLSICVLQALSSSSWAESAEPTSSMLELEATDVVGTADYERADGPVQGYRATRSASATRTDTSIHETPQSISVVTKDAVEDLGATRLQDALDYAGGVGRANNFGGQGLTTFTVRGFTTGEFYRNGFPINRGYPNMPDANTIERLEVLRGPATMLYGRGDPGGTFNVVSKQPLPERTVTLGSQLNDQGMKRGTLDASGPLDEEGRLAYRLNVVGEGGDTFRDHVETERYGITPVLTWQATDATKLIFEGDFMRNNAPLDRGVTRYPAQIGTASRDTFFGEKDVGKLHNDNNMAQLRFEHMLNDDWTLGGGFQWLDGSLKGNAIEANGIAADGRTLGRNFNYRKLEWTDKDTQLNLTGHFDTGGLQHTLLTGIEYEDYDYKSIIQRSSGAVSAYPIDIFNPVYGQPRPALTRTPTHDKENLKTYAAFVQDQVALTDKLKVLAGARFERFEHDYETYVPGGKSWQASDNAVTPRIGVTYDLTETLAVYANTARSFKPNTGASREGGGFAPEKGKSYEMGVKWEALDQQLSVDAAIYQIEKRNVLTTDPVDSTFSVAAGEVRSRGFDVNVTGNLTPEWRVVGGYAYVDAEVTKDNTLRSGTRLLNIPKNSFSLLNMYEFQDGTLKGLGLGTGLKYVDERAGQTANTAFSMGSYTVVDLLSFYKVNDKVRLNLDVKNIFDRDYEEGAFGNVYAYPGAPRTVQVGISYTL, from the coding sequence ATGCGTCGAACTCTGCTTTCCATTTGTGTGCTGCAGGCGTTGTCTTCTTCCTCGTGGGCTGAGTCAGCCGAACCGACTTCTTCAATGCTTGAGCTGGAAGCCACCGACGTGGTCGGCACAGCAGATTACGAACGGGCAGACGGCCCGGTGCAGGGCTATCGCGCCACGCGTTCGGCCAGCGCCACGCGCACCGACACTTCCATTCATGAAACCCCGCAGTCAATCAGCGTGGTGACCAAGGACGCCGTCGAAGACCTCGGCGCGACGCGTTTGCAGGATGCGCTGGATTACGCCGGTGGCGTCGGTCGGGCGAACAACTTCGGTGGGCAGGGCCTGACCACGTTCACCGTGCGCGGTTTCACCACCGGTGAGTTCTACCGCAACGGTTTCCCGATCAACCGTGGCTACCCGAACATGCCCGACGCCAACACCATCGAGCGCCTGGAAGTGCTGCGCGGCCCGGCGACCATGCTCTATGGCCGTGGCGATCCCGGCGGTACCTTCAACGTGGTGTCGAAACAGCCGTTGCCCGAGCGCACCGTTACGTTAGGCAGCCAATTGAACGACCAAGGCATGAAGCGCGGCACCCTCGACGCTTCCGGGCCGCTCGATGAAGAAGGGCGTCTGGCCTATCGCTTGAATGTGGTGGGCGAGGGCGGTGACACCTTCCGCGATCATGTCGAGACCGAGCGCTACGGCATCACCCCGGTGCTGACCTGGCAGGCCACCGACGCGACCAAGCTGATTTTCGAAGGCGACTTCATGCGCAACAACGCGCCGCTCGATCGCGGCGTGACGCGCTACCCGGCGCAGATCGGCACTGCCTCGCGCGATACCTTCTTTGGCGAGAAGGACGTCGGCAAGCTGCACAACGACAACAACATGGCGCAACTGCGTTTCGAGCACATGCTCAACGACGACTGGACCCTGGGCGGCGGTTTCCAGTGGCTCGACGGCTCGCTCAAGGGCAATGCGATCGAGGCCAACGGCATTGCCGCTGACGGCCGCACGCTGGGGCGTAACTTCAACTACCGCAAGCTGGAATGGACCGACAAGGACACCCAGCTCAACCTCACCGGGCATTTCGACACTGGCGGTCTGCAGCACACCTTGCTCACCGGCATCGAGTACGAAGATTACGACTACAAGTCGATCATCCAGCGCTCCAGCGGCGCGGTCAGTGCCTACCCGATCGACATCTTCAACCCGGTCTACGGCCAGCCACGCCCGGCGCTGACCCGCACACCGACTCACGACAAGGAAAACCTCAAGACCTACGCCGCGTTCGTGCAGGATCAGGTCGCCCTGACCGACAAACTGAAAGTGCTGGCCGGCGCACGTTTCGAGCGCTTCGAGCACGATTACGAAACCTACGTGCCGGGCGGCAAGAGCTGGCAGGCCAGCGACAACGCCGTCACCCCGCGTATCGGCGTCACCTACGATTTGACCGAAACCCTGGCGGTGTACGCCAACACCGCGCGCTCGTTCAAGCCCAACACCGGCGCCAGTCGCGAAGGCGGCGGTTTCGCCCCGGAGAAAGGCAAGTCCTACGAGATGGGCGTGAAGTGGGAAGCGCTGGATCAGCAGTTGAGCGTCGACGCGGCGATCTACCAGATCGAAAAACGCAACGTACTGACCACCGACCCGGTGGATTCGACCTTCAGCGTCGCCGCTGGTGAAGTACGCAGCCGTGGTTTCGACGTCAACGTCACCGGCAACCTCACCCCGGAGTGGCGAGTGGTCGGCGGTTACGCTTACGTCGACGCCGAGGTGACCAAGGACAACACGCTGCGCTCCGGCACGCGCCTGCTGAACATCCCGAAGAACAGCTTCAGCCTGCTCAACATGTACGAATTCCAGGACGGCACGCTCAAAGGCCTTGGCCTTGGCACCGGCCTGAAATACGTCGACGAGCGCGCCGGGCAGACCGCCAACACCGCGTTTTCCATGGGCAGTTACACCGTGGTCGACCTGCTGAGCTTCTACAAGGTCAACGATAAAGTGCGGCTCAACCTCGATGTGAAAAACATCTTCGACCGCGACTACGAAGAAGGCGCCTTCGGCAACGTTTACGCCTACCCGGGCGCGCCGCGAACCGTGCAGGTGGGGATTTCCTATACGCTGTAA
- the gabP gene encoding GABA permease encodes MTSLNPKDSNGQLAQGFKPRHVTMLSIAGIIGAGLFVGSGHAIAAAGPAVLLAYLFSGLLVVLVMRMLGEMAVAHPDTGSFSTYADQAIGRWAGFTIGWLYWWFWVLVIPIEALAAGHVLNQWFPQVDAWLFALLSIVLLVITNLFSVSKYGEFEFWFAMAKVIAIIGFIGLGFAVLMGWIPEREASGLSTLMAEHGGFAPNGMSAVVGAFITIMFSFIGTEAVTIAAAESNNPAQNIAKATRSVIWRIGIFYLLSIFVVISVVPWNDSQLASVGSYQRALELMNIPNAKFLVDVVVLIAVASCMNSSIYISSRMLYSLGRRGDAPPALKVTSAAGVPRAAVIASTVIGAGVTLLSYFMPAGLFQFLLASSGAIALLVYLVIAISQLRMRRRLEREKVELTLRMWLFPWLTWLVIAFICAALAVMMITPEHRLEVTSTIGLALLISFIGLVTSRQHRPAGRVAAVSKA; translated from the coding sequence ATGACTAGCCTGAACCCCAAGGACTCCAACGGTCAGTTGGCGCAAGGTTTCAAACCGCGTCACGTCACCATGCTTTCCATTGCCGGCATCATCGGCGCAGGACTTTTCGTTGGCTCAGGCCACGCCATCGCCGCCGCAGGACCTGCGGTGCTGCTCGCGTATCTGTTCTCCGGTCTGCTGGTCGTGCTGGTCATGCGCATGCTCGGTGAAATGGCCGTGGCGCATCCCGACACCGGCTCGTTTTCCACCTACGCCGATCAAGCCATTGGCCGCTGGGCCGGCTTCACCATCGGCTGGCTCTACTGGTGGTTCTGGGTGCTGGTGATTCCCATCGAAGCACTGGCCGCCGGGCACGTGCTCAACCAGTGGTTTCCCCAGGTCGATGCGTGGTTATTCGCCTTGCTGTCGATCGTGCTGCTGGTGATTACCAACCTGTTCAGCGTGTCGAAATACGGCGAGTTCGAATTCTGGTTCGCCATGGCCAAGGTCATCGCGATCATCGGTTTCATCGGCTTGGGCTTTGCGGTGCTGATGGGCTGGATTCCCGAGCGCGAAGCCAGTGGCTTGAGCACGCTGATGGCCGAGCACGGCGGCTTTGCGCCGAACGGCATGTCGGCGGTGGTCGGCGCGTTCATCACCATCATGTTCAGTTTCATCGGCACCGAAGCGGTGACCATTGCCGCTGCGGAATCGAACAATCCGGCGCAGAACATCGCCAAGGCCACGCGCTCGGTGATCTGGCGTATCGGCATTTTTTATTTGCTGTCGATCTTCGTGGTGATTTCCGTGGTGCCTTGGAATGACTCGCAGCTCGCCTCGGTCGGTTCCTACCAGCGCGCACTGGAACTGATGAACATTCCTAACGCCAAATTCCTCGTCGACGTGGTCGTATTGATCGCGGTGGCCAGTTGCATGAACTCGTCGATCTACATTTCCTCGCGCATGCTCTATTCGCTGGGCCGACGCGGCGACGCGCCGCCGGCATTGAAGGTGACTTCGGCCGCCGGCGTGCCACGCGCTGCGGTCATTGCCAGCACGGTGATCGGCGCAGGCGTGACGTTACTCAGCTATTTCATGCCGGCCGGGCTGTTTCAGTTCCTGCTCGCCAGCTCCGGCGCGATTGCCTTGCTGGTGTATCTGGTGATCGCCATTTCGCAGTTGCGCATGCGCCGCCGCCTGGAACGGGAAAAGGTCGAACTGACCCTGCGCATGTGGCTGTTTCCCTGGCTCACCTGGCTGGTCATTGCCTTCATCTGCGCCGCTCTGGCAGTGATGATGATCACCCCTGAACATCGCCTGGAAGTGACTTCGACCATTGGCCTGGCGCTGCTGATCTCGTTCATTGGCCTGGTCACCAGCCGCCAGCACCGGCCGGCGGGCAGGGTGGCGGCTGTTAGCAAAGCCTAA
- a CDS encoding pyridoxamine 5'-phosphate oxidase family protein has protein sequence MDTASKPQPSPWHEGELTLQRAVGAVEMMVGVGQRQLARDWMPDQHREFYAQLPFVVLGAVDSQGDPWATLRTGQPGFMDSPSPQVLKIKLDAQPNDPANQGLQPGDAIGMLGIELHTRRRNRMNGNISRRDADSLEISVTQAYGNCPRYINLRHYAFVDETTDNALDLPVSEPLVRDMITAADSFYVATYVVRDGERQVDVSHRGGKSGFVHMDEDGTLTIPDFSGNLFFNTLGNILLNPRAGLTFIDFESGDLLQMTGSAEVLLDDPQIAAFQGAERLWRFKPQRIVYRQAALPLRWAEQPQGDSPNSQMTGSWEQTRERLQAEALRNQWRALHVTRVVDESPQIRSFYLQANDGFGLPRFEPGQHLPIKVLLDGQDAASIRTYSVSSAPSDEFLRISVKRDGSVSSHLHDRVQALDLIEARAPQGDFTVDATERRPLVLLAAGVGVTPLLSMLREVVYQGKRISRMRPTWVVQSSRTVEDLAFRDEIDALAARAGDKVQVLRVVSQPPLDATAQGYDHAGRIDIALLKSLLPLDDYDFYLCGPGSFTQALYDGLRKMRIPDDRIHAETFGPSTLIRDVEISTPAPPQVPVAEEPVKVLFAKSGKEARWEPGSGTLLELAEARGLNPEFSCRGGSCGTCKTRLTSGQVHYLTPPAMRLANDEVLICCAAPAQGSETLVLDV, from the coding sequence ATGGACACAGCGTCGAAACCGCAGCCCTCGCCCTGGCATGAAGGTGAGCTGACCCTGCAACGTGCCGTCGGCGCGGTGGAGATGATGGTCGGTGTCGGCCAGCGGCAACTGGCCCGCGACTGGATGCCGGACCAGCACCGCGAGTTCTATGCGCAACTGCCCTTCGTCGTGCTCGGTGCCGTTGATAGCCAGGGCGATCCGTGGGCGACGCTGCGCACCGGTCAACCGGGGTTCATGGATTCGCCGTCACCACAGGTTCTGAAGATCAAACTCGACGCGCAGCCCAATGACCCGGCCAATCAAGGCCTGCAACCCGGCGATGCGATCGGCATGCTCGGCATCGAGCTGCACACCCGTCGGCGCAATCGCATGAACGGCAACATCAGCCGCCGCGATGCCGACAGCCTCGAGATCAGCGTGACCCAGGCCTACGGCAACTGCCCGCGCTACATCAATCTGCGCCATTACGCCTTCGTCGATGAGACCACCGACAACGCGCTCGACTTGCCGGTCAGCGAACCCTTGGTGCGAGACATGATCACCGCCGCCGACTCGTTCTACGTGGCCACTTACGTGGTGCGCGACGGCGAGCGCCAGGTCGATGTGTCCCATCGCGGCGGCAAGTCCGGCTTCGTGCACATGGACGAGGACGGCACCCTGACCATCCCGGATTTCTCCGGCAATTTGTTCTTCAACACCTTGGGCAACATCCTGCTCAACCCGCGCGCCGGGCTGACCTTTATCGATTTCGAAAGCGGCGATCTGTTGCAGATGACCGGCAGCGCAGAAGTGCTGCTCGACGATCCGCAAATCGCCGCGTTCCAGGGCGCCGAGCGCCTGTGGCGCTTCAAGCCGCAGCGCATCGTTTACCGTCAGGCCGCGCTGCCACTGCGCTGGGCCGAGCAGCCGCAAGGCGATTCGCCCAACTCGCAAATGACCGGCAGCTGGGAACAGACCCGCGAGCGTTTGCAGGCCGAGGCGCTGCGCAATCAATGGCGCGCGCTGCACGTCACGCGGGTGGTCGACGAGAGTCCGCAGATCCGTTCCTTTTACCTGCAAGCCAACGACGGCTTCGGCCTGCCGCGCTTCGAACCGGGCCAGCACTTGCCGATCAAGGTCTTGCTCGACGGTCAGGACGCCGCATCGATCCGCACCTATAGCGTGTCCAGCGCGCCGTCGGACGAGTTCCTGCGCATCAGCGTCAAACGCGATGGCTCGGTGTCTTCGCATCTGCATGATCGGGTGCAGGCATTGGACTTGATCGAAGCGCGCGCGCCGCAAGGCGATTTCACCGTCGACGCCACCGAACGCCGGCCACTGGTGCTGTTGGCCGCAGGGGTTGGGGTGACGCCGTTGCTGTCGATGCTGCGCGAGGTGGTCTATCAGGGCAAACGCATCAGCCGCATGCGCCCGACCTGGGTGGTGCAAAGCAGTCGCACCGTCGAGGATCTGGCCTTTCGCGATGAAATCGACGCCTTGGCCGCGCGTGCAGGCGACAAGGTCCAAGTGCTGCGCGTGGTCAGCCAGCCGCCGCTGGACGCAACAGCGCAGGGTTACGATCATGCCGGGCGCATCGACATCGCCTTGCTGAAAAGCCTGCTGCCGCTGGATGACTACGATTTCTACCTGTGCGGTCCGGGCAGCTTCACTCAGGCGCTGTACGACGGCCTGCGCAAAATGCGCATTCCCGATGATCGCATCCACGCCGAAACCTTCGGCCCGTCGACGCTGATCCGCGACGTCGAAATCAGCACCCCGGCGCCGCCGCAAGTGCCGGTCGCCGAAGAACCGGTCAAGGTGTTGTTTGCCAAGTCCGGCAAGGAAGCACGCTGGGAACCGGGCAGCGGCACCTTGCTGGAACTGGCCGAGGCACGTGGCTTGAATCCGGAGTTCAGCTGTCGCGGCGGCTCGTGCGGCACCTGCAAAACCCGCCTTACCAGCGGCCAGGTGCATTACCTCACCCCGCCGGCCATGCGCCTGGCGAACGACGAAGTGCTGATTTGCTGCGCCGCCCCGGCGCAGGGCAGCGAAACCCTGGTGCTGGACGTTTGA
- a CDS encoding glutathione S-transferase, whose translation MSQSAVKLYRHPLSGHSHRVELMLSLLDVPTELVFVDLMKGAHKTPEFLALNRFGQVPVIDDNGTVLADSNGILVYLASKYGNGQWLPSDPVEQAKVQRWLSVAAGQISSGPATARLITVFGAGYDAADAIKRSHALLQVMEDELANSAFLAGDKATVADVAAYTYVAHAPEGNVSLEDYPNVRAWLERVEALPKFVGMQRTAVGLQSA comes from the coding sequence ATGTCCCAGTCAGCCGTCAAACTGTACCGCCATCCGTTGTCCGGCCACTCGCACCGCGTCGAGTTGATGTTGTCCCTGCTGGATGTGCCGACCGAACTGGTGTTCGTCGACCTGATGAAGGGCGCCCACAAAACCCCTGAATTCCTCGCCCTCAACCGTTTCGGCCAGGTGCCGGTGATTGATGACAACGGCACGGTGCTCGCGGATTCCAACGGCATTCTGGTTTATCTGGCGAGCAAATACGGCAACGGCCAGTGGCTGCCGAGCGATCCGGTCGAGCAAGCCAAGGTGCAGCGTTGGTTATCGGTGGCTGCCGGGCAGATCAGCTCCGGCCCGGCGACGGCGCGCTTGATCACGGTGTTCGGCGCCGGTTACGACGCGGCTGATGCAATCAAGCGTTCCCACGCTTTATTGCAAGTGATGGAAGACGAGTTGGCCAACAGCGCATTCCTTGCCGGCGACAAGGCAACCGTTGCCGATGTGGCCGCCTACACTTACGTCGCCCACGCACCGGAAGGCAATGTCTCGCTCGAGGATTACCCGAATGTGCGGGCGTGGCTGGAACGGGTTGAGGCGCTGCCGAAATTCGTCGGCATGCAGCGCACAGCGGTGGGCCTGCAAAGCGCTTGA